One part of the Muntiacus reevesi chromosome 20, mMunRee1.1, whole genome shotgun sequence genome encodes these proteins:
- the ANKS1A gene encoding ankyrin repeat and SAM domain-containing protein 1A isoform X8 — MTMVWQCRLSASECRCYRLDGFSLFKRLPIPLSSGARPLEQSVGEWLEAVGLQQYESRLLLNGFDDVRFLGPNVMEDQDLREIGISDAQHRRKLLQAARSLPKVKALGCDGNSPPSVPSWLDSLGLQDYIHSFLSSGYSSMDTVKNLWELELVNVLKVHLLGHRKRIIASLADRPYEEPPQKPPRFSQLRCQDLFSQTSSPLSQNDSCAGRSADLLLPPGDAGRRPHDSLHEPAVPSRAERFRTQEEHREAKLTLRPPSLAAPYAPVQSWQHQPEKLIFESCGYEANYLGSMLIKDLRGTESTQDACAKMRKSTEHMKKIPTIILSITYKGVKFIDASNKNIIAEHEIRNISCAAQDPEDLCTFAYITKDLQTSHHYCHVFSTVDVNLTYEIILTLGQAFEVAYQLALQAQKARPMGASATEVIETRSSKPVPKPRVGVRKSAVPPSPDSRCCQCHTRPTHRPSYLPLPSVSPGAKLEPPDTDADAQSHASVSWVVDPKPDSKRSLSTKYETTIF; from the exons ATGACGATGGTGTGGCAGTGTCGTCTGTCTGCCTCCGAGTGCCGCTGCTACCGCCTCGATGGTTTCTCCCTGTTCAAGCGTCTGCCGATTCCTCTCTCGTCAGGTGCGCGGCCGTTGGAACAGAGCGTCGGGGAGTGGCTGGAGGCCGTGGGGCTGCAGCAGTATGAAAGCAGGCTGCTTCTCAACGGCTTTGACGATGTCCGCTTCCTG GGGCCTAACGTGATGGAAGATCAGGACCTGCGGGAAATCGGCATCAGTGATGCGCAGCACAGGCGGAAGCTGCTCCAGGCTGCCCGGTCCCTGCCCAAG GTGAAGGCGCTGGGCTGCGACGGGAACAGCCCCCCATCAGTGCCCTCCTGGCTGGACTCGCTGGGGCTCCAGGACTACATCCATTCCTTCCTGTCGAGTGGCTACAGCTCCATGGACACGGTGAAGAACCTCTGGGAGCTGGAGCTGGTCAAC GTCCTGAAGGTGCACCTGCTCGGCCATCGCAAGCGCATCATCGCCTCCCTGGCGGACAGACCCTACGAGGAGCCGCCCCAGAAGCCCCCACGGTTCTCCCAGCTGAGA TGCCAGGACCTGTTCTCACAGACGTCGTCCCCGCTGAGCCAGAACGACTCCTGCGCCGGGCGGTCAGCTGACCTGTTGCTGCCTCCTGGGGACGCGGGCAGGAGGCCGCACGACAGCCTGCACGAGCCCGCGGTGCCCTCTCGGGCGGAGCGCTTCAGAACCCAG GAGGAGCACCGAGAGGCCAAGCTGACCCTCCGGCCCCCCAGCCTGGCCGCCCCCTACGCCCCTGTGCAGAGCTGGCAACACCAGCCAGAGAAACTCATCTTCGAGTCCTGCGGTTACGAAGCCAAT TATCTGGGCTCCATGTTGATCAAAGATCTGCGAGGGACAGAATCCACACAGGACGCCTGTGCCAAGATGCGG AAATCCACGGAGCACATGAAGAAGATCCCCACCATCATCCTGTCCATCACGTACAAAGGGGTCAAGTTCATCGATGCCTCCAACAAG AACATCATCGCGGAACACGAGATCCGGAACATTTCCTGTGCGGCCCAGGACCCGGAGGACCTGTGCACCTTTGCCTACATCACTAAGGACCTGCAGACCAGCCACCACTACTGCCACGTCTTCAGCACGGTGGACGTG AACCTGACCTACGAGATCATCCTGACGCTGGGCCAGGCGTTCGAGGTGGCCTACCAGCTGGCCCTGCAGGCCCAGAAGGCCAGGCCGATGGGGGCCTCTGCCACTGAGGTGATTGAGACCAGATCTTCCAAGCCGGTGCCGAAGCCCCGGGTGGGCGTGAGGAAGTCAGCG GTGCCGCCGTCCCCCGATAGTCGCTGTTGTCAGTGTCACACCCGCCCCACCCACCGTCCTTCTTACCTCCCGCTGCCGTCTGTTAGTCCTGGAGCCAAG CTGGAGCCACCCGACACGGACGCCGACGCGCAGTCCCACGCCAGCGTCTCCTGGGTCGTGGACCCCAAGCCTGACTCCAAGCGGAGCCTCAGCACCAAGTACGAGACCACTATCTTCTAA